The Natribaculum luteum genome contains the following window.
CACGAAGGGGTCGCAGTTACACCCGTCGCTCAAACGATCGCTCGTCGACGCTGCCCGCCAGGCCGTCAGCGTCCGGGAATCACTGCTCGAACTGCTCGACGACGAGGCCGCCGCCATAGAACGGGCCGAGCGGGAACTCTCGGAGCTGCTCGACGAGCTGGCGTCGCTTTTGAACCAGCCGCTGGATCGCCTGGAGTTCAACGCCCTCCGCCTGACGCGAGAACGGCTCCAGCGGCTCCAAACGCGGTGTGACGACCTCGCCGCACGACGTCAGGACGCCCTCCGTCGCAAGTACCAAACTGGACTGATCGACCTCGAGGATTTCGGGCAGTACCTCTACGACGAGTGTCCGAGTACGTACCCGCTGCTCTCGTCGATTGCGGACGTCGGCCGGCTGATCGATCGGACGCTGGCGCAGATCGATCGCTCGCTGTTCGTGACGACGTAGTCGTCGCCGACGGCCACCTCTCGTCGGGTGCAACTTGCTCACTCCAGCGCGGTCGTTATCCCGTCGGCCGTGCTAGGACGGATATGGTACTCAAACGATTTCTCGGCTCGAAGGCGACGCGCTCGCTGACGGTGGCGTCGGTCGTCGTCGAGGCAAAACGGGCGCTCGATCGCGGGCACAACGCCAGGGCGGTCGCACTGCTTGGCGTCGCCGTCCTCGCCTGGAAGTGGGCGGTGCTCGGCATGGCTGCACAGGGCGTCGTCAAACTGCTCCGCGGCGCTCGCTGATCGGGTCGTCCCGTCGGCAAGACGTCATCTCGAGCGAACGGGACGTTTTTGACGGTCGCTGCGAGAGATTCGGGAAATGACGACACGAAACGACGACGACGAGAGTCCACGCGTCCCGATCGTCTGTCCGGCGTGTGAGACGACAGCGAGGATCCCGCTTTCGGACGTCGCCGACCGACTCGAGAACCACAACGAGCGCCTCCACGACGGAGAGACGGTCGCCAAAGTCGACCCCGACGTCGCAGACCGCGTAGCTGACCTGGCCGCGAGCGACATGGGCTTGCTCGAGTAACCCACCGGCCGGCGGGCCGTCAGACTGCTGGACAGAACGGGTCACACGCTGACAGCACGTGAGACGCTGTCGTCAGTGGCGACGGACGTCGAGTCGCGATCAGGTGTGTACCGACCGTTGTCCGGTGGTATCACTCGCCGAAATCGGCGTCTTCGAACTGTTCGTTCGCCAGCCGATCGATCAGATTCTCGACGCCCTCCTGGCGCTCCTCGTCGAGGTCCTCGACTGCGCCGACGCCGTGGCCGCCGCTTTTGGCCGTCTGCAAGGCGTTCCTGTTCAACTCGCCGCTTGGCTCGACGACGGGAAGTTTCAGGTCGGTGAAGTTCTCCGGCGGAAATCCCGACGACGAGAGCAGGAAGTGGGCGGCGACCTCACCCAGGTCGTCGGTCTCGAACTCCTCGAGCTGTGGCTCTTCCCACTCGTCGGTGGTCGTCTCCGAGAAGTCGGGTTCGTGCAGTTCGTAGTCAGTCACGGTCGGTGCTCGGTCGGCGATCGAGTTCGATCTGCTCCCTGCCGCTGCAGCCACGTTTTGAGGAATGGGATCTCGAGTGCAGACCACGCCTCGATACGGACTACTGTCCGTCAGTTCCGGTGCAACTGTCGGACAGTCGCGGTTGCACCGGCAAATCGTCACAGCAGACCGTAGGAGACGACCGGGAACCGTCACAGCGGCTCCGCCCGGCAACGGCCGTTCGATCAATTTCCGTCCCGATACTCGTACTCGGTGTCCGGATCCTCGACGCCCTCTGTGCGCGAGCCGACCCACGCGCCGAGCGCGAGGCCGTAGACGAGATGGCCGGCGTGAAACAGCGCGAGTTCGTCCGCCTCGAGCCGAACGTCGAGCAGTTTCTCGAGCATGAACTGCGAACCGAACGCGGACAGGGCCAGCCCGTATACCGACCCCCAGACGAGCCCGCGCTGTTCCGGTTCGATCGACCGTTCGGCGGAGAGCAAGGCGAAGAGGCCGCCGAAGACCGCCCCGGCGGTCGTCCCGTACAGCAGGTGCAAGACGAGGCCGGCGATCGGGTGCTCGTCGGGATCACCGCCGCTGACGTAGTGCGCCCAGAAGTTCGCCGACGGCGGCAGCGAGCGCATGATCGGGAGTCGAAAGGCGGTCATGATGAGCGTCGCGACCAGCCCGGCCTGGAGTCCGCGACCGACGGCGGCGACGACGTGGCTACCTCTCGAGGCCTTCGCGTCCGTCGTGTCGTCGTCGTGGTCGTCCCCTCGCGACCGCTGTAGTCGACTGTACATCAGAGACCGTTCGATTCCACGAGCGCCGGCACTGTAACTGCCGACGCTGGACCTGACGGGCGTACTTAAGGATCGTCGCGACCGACGACAACGCGCTTTTGCCCGTTCGCTTCGAACACGGGTCCATGACCACGGTCGAGGAGAAACTCGAGGCGGCCCGGACCGACCTCGCGAGCCACGATGGCGTTCTCGTCGCCTTCTCCGGCGGCGTCGACTCGAGCGTCGTCGCCGCACTCGCGGTGGACGCCCTCGGCGACGACGCCGTCGCCTGCACTGCGAAAAGCGAGACGCTGCCTGCGGCCGAACTCGAGGACGCGAGGAGGGTGGCCGAAGAGATCGGCGTTCGCCACGAGGTCGTCGAGTTCTCCGAACTCGACAGTCCGGCGTTCGTCGAGAACGGCGACGATCGGTGTTACCACTGCCGGACGATGCGACTGGGTCGGATGTTCGAGACCGCCCGCGACCTCGGGATCGGGACGGTCTGTGATGGCACCAACGCCGACGATCCGGACGAGGGCCACCGACCTGGCCTCCAGGCGGTCGAGGAACTCGAGGTCTACTCGCCGCTTCTCGACCACGGGATCACGAAAGACGAGGTGCGCGAGATCGCCGACCGGTACGACCTCTCGGTCGCGGACAAACCCTCGATGGCCTGCCTCTCCTCGCGCATTCCGACGGGACTTGCGGTGACCGAGGACCGACTCACTCGAGTCGAACGCGCCGAGAACCTGCTCCGACAGTGGGGGTTCGAGCAGTTCCGCGTGCGAGACCACGACGGCCTCGCGCGCATCGAAGTCGCACCCGACGAACTCGAGCGCGCACTCGAGGTAGAGTTCGTCGAGACGGTCCGGGACGCGCTCGACGACCTCGGTTTCGACCACGTCACGCTCGACCTCCACGGCTACCGCACCGGCAGCGTCAGCCCCGACGAGTCGCCGGTCGTCGAGGACGTCTTCGAGGCGACGTACCCGACTGCCGACGACGCCTGACGCCCGTCCAGTTCTCGACGCCACCCCCCGGCCGATTATGGGCGAACGAAATCAGAAACTCTCTAGTAGTGGACGATTCGAAACGCATTCTCGGTATCGGTGGACAATATTGTCGAAATAACTCCTATTTCTATACTGTGGCGTGGTACCTGCTATCGATGACTGACGACCTTCCAGCAGCGTGGTCTCGTGATCGAGCAGACGCTTCCCGTCCGACGCCCAACGCCACTCCCCGGCGATTCCTGCGGTACGTCCACGATACCGGCGACGTGTCGCTTCGCGTCGCTCCAGCGACACTCGAGGTGACCGAACGGCCGGGGTACGAACTCTCCGTGACGATCTATCCCGGCCTCGAACTCGAGGAGCGAACCGTCGTCAGGACCGTCACGACCTGCGAGAGTTGTAAACGCCTCGCCCGGGAGTTCATGTCGGTGTTCGACGGCCGCTACGAGGGGGCCGCGAACACCGAAGCGGCCGTCGAGTACGCCACGGAACGCGTCGCTCCGTCGTCCGCGTACGACGGCATCGTCACCGACTGAGACGGTCTGCTGTCCCTCGTTTCCGCAGCGGTCGCCCAGCGGGACGCGGTCGCTGCGGGATGGACGTACAGCGGTCCGTATGAATCCCCGCTGTCCGACGACGCTCGCGCTCACTCGTGGCCGGTCCACTTCAGGAGGAACAGCGTCCCCTCGAACAGCAGGATCATGGCGACGGCGACGAGCACCGGAGCCATCATCGTCGGGTCCACGGTGAACATGAACGATAGCCCGGCGAAGGCCGCCCAGAAGTAGAGTCGTTTCTCGGCGAGCCACCGACGGGTCGTCACGCCCATCATGATCGCGAGCATGATGAACAGCGGAATCTGGAAGACGATCGCGAGAAAGCCGGTGAGCGTGATGATCAGGTTAAACGTCTCGCCCAGCGCGTAGGCGATCCCGACGCTGTAGGCGTCGCCGGCACCCTCGCCGGCGTAGTACGTGAAGTACCGGAACAGAACCGGCAGGACGAGGAAAAACGAGAACAGCATCCCGATCGCCGCCAGCACGACGCTGGTCGGGACAGCCGCGAGGTAGTACCTGCGTTCGTGTGGGTACAGACCGGGTCGCATGAACAGGTACGTCTGGTAGACGAACATCGGCAAGGCGGCCATGATTCCCAGCAGTGAGGCGACCTTGATCCGGGTCAGCCACAGCTCGAGCGGCTGGTAGACGTGTGGCCGTGATATATCCTCGCTCGGGCCGGGAAAGACGTTCTGCCAGATCAACTCGATCGCGTCCGAGGCCCACAGCAGACCGATTGCGGTCGCGGCCGAACCGACCAGGATGACG
Protein-coding sequences here:
- a CDS encoding DUF7260 family protein, giving the protein MSSVVSTDTLQAAQQALRRERRQLEDERHAFEQFLERVRALEPNQSRSGPAGPAPLAPRHRTGLERVRDAYTETVMCVPHYHDVYDEPYAEHLAGELGEELAAAITKGSQLHPSLKRSLVDAARQAVSVRESLLELLDDEAAAIERAERELSELLDELASLLNQPLDRLEFNALRLTRERLQRLQTRCDDLAARRQDALRRKYQTGLIDLEDFGQYLYDECPSTYPLLSSIADVGRLIDRTLAQIDRSLFVTT
- a CDS encoding DUF6789 family protein, encoding MYSRLQRSRGDDHDDDTTDAKASRGSHVVAAVGRGLQAGLVATLIMTAFRLPIMRSLPPSANFWAHYVSGGDPDEHPIAGLVLHLLYGTTAGAVFGGLFALLSAERSIEPEQRGLVWGSVYGLALSAFGSQFMLEKLLDVRLEADELALFHAGHLVYGLALGAWVGSRTEGVEDPDTEYEYRDGN
- the larE gene encoding ATP-dependent sacrificial sulfur transferase LarE, with product MTTVEEKLEAARTDLASHDGVLVAFSGGVDSSVVAALAVDALGDDAVACTAKSETLPAAELEDARRVAEEIGVRHEVVEFSELDSPAFVENGDDRCYHCRTMRLGRMFETARDLGIGTVCDGTNADDPDEGHRPGLQAVEELEVYSPLLDHGITKDEVREIADRYDLSVADKPSMACLSSRIPTGLAVTEDRLTRVERAENLLRQWGFEQFRVRDHDGLARIEVAPDELERALEVEFVETVRDALDDLGFDHVTLDLHGYRTGSVSPDESPVVEDVFEATYPTADDA
- a CDS encoding twin-arginine translocase subunit TatC gives rise to the protein MTDESDDPGVDEPEEQRESTDRDSRDDDSTDEPIDEESSSHESGDEPNETSDSETTDDDEATDGLESSGATGERREAKTDGEGIVDDLPERDRNEPAYPEPDDDIGGIEAPPDDEEMPLADHIEEMILRLAVVILVGSAATAIGLLWASDAIELIWQNVFPGPSEDISRPHVYQPLELWLTRIKVASLLGIMAALPMFVYQTYLFMRPGLYPHERRYYLAAVPTSVVLAAIGMLFSFFLVLPVLFRYFTYYAGEGAGDAYSVGIAYALGETFNLIITLTGFLAIVFQIPLFIMLAIMMGVTTRRWLAEKRLYFWAAFAGLSFMFTVDPTMMAPVLVAVAMILLFEGTLFLLKWTGHE